One genomic window of Butyricicoccus intestinisimiae includes the following:
- a CDS encoding AraC family transcriptional regulator translates to MRNQTSLQETKQHGAVRFPFNLYPCTIPGDFPQVALHWHESMELVFVKRGTGLIQVGAVTYPACQEDIFIFAPGTLHALRQAESRSMEYENIIFELELLGGAEDICAEKYLLPIQSGRLSLPARLTANDLCYSQAAACLREIEDANRSKISGYELIIKGALLRFLALLLAQGKQQLPTETADTRRLKTVLQWLSAQYAEQLHVADAAAVCSFSASHFMRWFRQMTGQSFISFLKEYRLNAAAEALHTTDEPVLTIASQCGFENLSYFNRSFKAHFGMTPREYRKK, encoded by the coding sequence ATGCGAAATCAGACTTCTTTGCAGGAAACCAAACAGCATGGCGCTGTACGGTTCCCGTTCAATCTGTATCCCTGCACCATTCCGGGGGACTTCCCGCAAGTGGCACTTCACTGGCACGAAAGCATGGAGCTTGTCTTTGTCAAGCGCGGCACTGGGCTGATACAGGTGGGTGCTGTGACCTATCCAGCCTGTCAGGAGGATATTTTCATCTTTGCTCCGGGGACGCTGCATGCGCTGCGGCAGGCAGAGAGCCGGAGCATGGAATACGAAAATATTATCTTTGAGCTGGAGCTTTTGGGCGGCGCAGAGGATATTTGCGCCGAGAAATACCTGCTCCCGATCCAAAGCGGGCGATTGTCTCTGCCTGCCCGTCTGACCGCCAACGATTTGTGCTATTCGCAAGCCGCCGCCTGCCTGCGGGAAATAGAAGATGCCAACCGTTCCAAGATCTCCGGCTATGAGCTTATCATCAAAGGAGCACTGCTGCGTTTTCTGGCGCTGCTTCTTGCACAGGGAAAACAGCAGCTCCCAACAGAAACCGCCGACACCCGCCGGCTGAAAACCGTTCTGCAATGGCTTTCCGCACAGTATGCCGAACAGCTTCATGTTGCTGATGCCGCTGCCGTCTGCTCGTTCAGTGCCAGCCACTTTATGCGGTGGTTCCGGCAAATGACCGGTCAGAGCTTTATTTCGTTCCTGAAAGAGTACCGTCTAAACGCCGCTGCCGAAGCGCTGCACACCACAGACGAACCCGTGTTAACCATTGCTTCCCAGTGCGGATTTGAAAATCTCTCCTATTTTAATCGGTCATTTAAGGCACATTTTGGCATGACCCCGCGCGAATACCGAAAAAAATAA
- a CDS encoding LacI family DNA-binding transcriptional regulator → MAVTIKDVAAAAGVSPSTVSRTCKDSPSISRETKERVRRVMAQLGYQPNLETEPVEAFSKTIGIILPSSQRDVYENAFHLEIIRGIGQFCNQRQYVNTVITGQDDAEVLDTIQSMVANAQVDGFILLYSKKDCPVAAYLRREGLLHVIVGKAAQSANQTIYIDNDNVLAGEEAADYLYEMGHRRIAYFGVSNAMIFSAERKRGCQMSLLKHGITLREEDCVEIDALNDADESALRTLLTAPDHPTAVLVSDDILAVVLEQLCGKLGLRIPQDISIVSFNNSLFSRITSPQLTTVDVNPYQLGMEAASQTINHIENPNLLATKIIVPHRLILRESCCPPPEI, encoded by the coding sequence ATGGCAGTTACCATCAAAGATGTCGCGGCAGCGGCTGGCGTTTCGCCTTCCACAGTCTCGCGCACCTGCAAGGACAGCCCTTCCATCAGTCGGGAAACCAAGGAACGGGTGCGCCGCGTCATGGCACAGCTGGGCTATCAGCCGAACCTTGAAACCGAACCGGTGGAGGCGTTTTCCAAGACCATCGGTATTATTTTGCCGTCTTCTCAGCGGGACGTCTACGAAAATGCGTTCCATTTGGAGATTATCCGCGGCATCGGACAGTTTTGCAACCAGCGGCAGTATGTGAATACGGTCATCACCGGTCAAGACGATGCCGAAGTGCTGGATACCATTCAAAGCATGGTGGCCAATGCACAGGTGGATGGATTCATCCTGCTTTACTCCAAAAAAGACTGCCCCGTGGCGGCTTATCTGCGCAGGGAGGGCTTGCTGCATGTCATCGTGGGCAAGGCGGCGCAGTCGGCAAACCAGACCATTTATATCGACAACGACAACGTGCTTGCCGGAGAGGAAGCCGCGGATTACCTTTATGAAATGGGGCACCGCCGCATTGCATATTTCGGAGTCAGCAATGCCATGATTTTCTCTGCGGAGCGCAAACGCGGCTGCCAGATGTCTCTGCTCAAGCACGGGATCACGCTGCGTGAAGAGGACTGCGTGGAAATCGACGCGCTGAACGATGCGGATGAAAGCGCGCTGCGAACGCTTCTCACCGCGCCGGATCATCCCACTGCCGTGTTGGTCAGCGATGACATTCTGGCCGTGGTGCTGGAACAGTTGTGCGGCAAGCTGGGTCTGCGCATCCCCCAAGACATTTCCATTGTGTCCTTTAATAATTCGCTGTTTTCGCGCATTACCAGCCCGCAGCTGACCACCGTGGACGTGAATCCTTATCAGCTGGGCATGGAAGCCGCCAGCCAGACCATCAACCATATTGAAAATCCAAATCTTCTGGCAACCAAGATCATCGTACCGCATCGGCTCATCCTGCGGGAAAGCTGCTGCCCGCCGCCGGAAATCTGA